GAACTGCTCAATTCATTGCTGTTAATCTCAAATGGTTGCTTGTATGGGTCATAGTCTCTGTTTGCAAAACTTCTGGAGAGGGCATCTGAATATAACACACCAGAGGTAAACAccaggaaaatttaaagattacAAATGTACTCACTGCTGCTACCAGCCCCTCCATCAGTGTTGGAAGCCATCCTTAAGGTGCCTTAAGTAGTGTGCTACTTAAAAATACCTGAAATTAATCATTGGATCCACGACAATAGATTTAGAATATAAAGATAACTATTACTTTCACTTAACAACCAGGATGGATGTTTCAAAACTACagtctttaacaaatatttgtatgctacacattatgattaaaaAGTCAACAATTATCATAATGCATGTGTAAGCCAAACTTTAACTACTTTAATATCTTCATTGGGCTGTACATAacatcaaattaaactttGCAGCACTAATTTGCCAACATACAAGTTAAACAACAGTTAGGTGCATAACATTAACATTgcttaaaataagttttatattAAGTACTTATGTGTAATGAAGAACAACTGgcttatttgttaaattttgttgaaataacggtTTTCTTAATGAGCTTATGTAAGCAACAGTCAGTATTAGTTACCAATAGAATCTATaactttataattaaaaacccATGGATTAACACAAATTCAagcttctaaaaaaaaattattaagttctttcaagaaaattatttttctcatcTGAAGCATTCATTGAGCTgtcctaaaataaaataatggcCATGACCCGTTCATAATCAATTGACCAAATACCACCTTGCAATAGTATTccaaataagttttaattttgccTATAAAAATACCTGTGGCTTTTGCTAGGCCTACTTACTCCCTTGTGACCAAAGCATTTAAAACTGTATTAGAATTGTACagtaaattgcaaaaaatgctgacaattatttttcaatataaatttgttaaaaggtGTCTGGCAAATTGACTAATTCTGGTAGAGAATAGTTGTTTCCCACTCAGGGATGCTGTCAAGCCATCATGTGGGATGTTAACTTTACTGATTAAAAAGCTATTAGTGAAGAGATATGATTATCTCACATATGATGATATATTCTCTACTAAACTACCTACATATTTACTGCCAAATGACTAACTTTCTCAAATACTGGAGTACCAGTCAATGAGAAATTTGGAAACCAGCTGAGAAATCAAGATGTCTTAACTACTGTACAGAAACTAAgactttattaaataaaatggaatATACCATTTTACCTTTTACCATCaccaaaaatataacaattgaTCAGTTACCCAGTTCTCAATGTATTCTTCTTAATTCTATCAGAACAAAACTAAATTTAGACTATTAGTAATATCCCTATGGGAACCTCCTCTCTTAAAAGGACAAACTGAGCCTATTTACCTGTATTATACGTTAATCTGGAGAATTCATTGTTTCCCTTGAGAGGTCAAGCGGTACACGTTCACTCATAAACTTTCTTTTCGTCGGAATCGGCCATTGTtcattgtttaacaatttttctttggcaaaatataaaattaaataataataactaaaatggaaataaaaaatgactttGACAAGACAACGGAATATAGGAAataattcaagttaaaaaaatgtcaagagATGGCGACAGCTAGGACTAATTGCAACTGATGGCAGTCAGGATTGGGCGCGTAAATAAGTATGTTGTAACGGGTaagcttttttctttttactccATTTGCTGACTTTCTCAttatttgctgaatttcctCAATTATCTACTTTATTTTGTGACTATTTGTACTTAATTTCTTTTAGTACCTATCAGTATAATCATCTATCAGTCAATTGCAATTAATGAATTGCCCTCGAAGCAAATAAACCAATATATTCTATAATGCTAAAATgtatatgtaaatattaaaataaatattgttcaaataataaaaagaataacaGATAATCAATATTTACTTACACACatgtaaaaatgtatatcAATGCttgttagaaaaattaaatatttattatatattagataaaaatattcaagtatTCAATTTggtaattaacaaaaaacaaacagtTAGTGCAGTATTTGGATAAAGAATACGGAATTTTTATGCGGTATACAATTATCATTGATTCTGGCCCATATCTTGTCTTACAATatcagatattaatttttatccatttaaattttatcaattaaaatttagatgaCAACAATGGACAATAGTTcaaaatagacaataaaacATCTTTGTTTACATTTATGACAAAGTTAACATATCCTTAACCAGTTGCCTTCCTTAAATACAGGAGTATCGATTTTTGCAAGCCACGATAGAGAACACGTTTAGTTCTGTCAAATTTATGACATTGAACACAACACCCAACGAAAGGACAAACATTTTGTAAcctagatattttaattattaaaattcccaGTAAATGAAACGCTAGAATAACACTACAAGAATTGCTAACGAATCAGAATATGAACTCGAATGTAACAGTTCTCAGTTACAACGAAAGCCTATTGCGTAAATCAGACGTGGATCTCCTCAAGGGACCCCACTGGCTGAATGACACCGTCATATCCttctattttgaatatttggaaACAGAGTTATTCAAAGGAGATAACTCGTTCCTCTTTGTCTCTCCAGAGGTCACACAATGTATAAAGATCTCACCTCAGCAagaattggaaatatttttaagtccTTTAATTGAggagaaaaatccaaaatttatattttttgctttaaatgaTAATAAGCAAACTGAGTATTCAGGAGGAAGTCATTGGAGCTTATTAGCATATTCAGAGTAGgttttgcattaattttaaattcatttcattaatattaatttaccaATACTAACTATATtgctaatatttcaaaacaaaaaaattaaccctGCAacctatttaatttatttcagtccagaaaaaattatgtttcatTTTGATTCATCACGTGGCAGCAATGAATGTCAAGCAATGGATTTTGTAGAGAAAATACTTCAATACTTTGACTTGCCCATAGAGGGTCGTTTTGAAGAGGTTTCAACATTACAACAAAATAATGGATATGATTGTGGAATTCATGTTCTCTGTAACACAGAACAGCTTGCCAGTTATGCCAGCCACTATCGACGGCTGAAAGGGTGCCCGAAAGTTACTCTTGAACAGGTGCAAAGAAAACGATTGGAAATACTCAGTATCATTGAAAGATTAAGGGCAAGGAATGGATGATATTGACCTTAATTGGTGCTAGAAACTAATTtgtatatattaatttattaactgaactgtaaataaataaaaaaactgttgtTGCATATTATTCCTGTTGAAGAATTAAGTGTTATTAATTGTACtcaaaattactgaaaatcaCCAAAGGAATGTAAGATAAGTACTAAATCATTCAAAATTGCTACGTAATTCTGAATTCAAAGAGCAtttgttttaaacaataaatcctttttatttttcacaaattgtcCTCTCTCTATTTTTACATCAACTTAAATTGGTAAAACAGTAATAccattttcttaataaatctACAAATGCTAAATTAAGTGGTAAAAAGAAATACAGACGAAATAAAGAGCATACATTATAATTTAcgacacattttattttaatagacTTATAATTTTATCCTACAACAAATGATACTGTATCATACTGAGTGTTATCTGTCTCCTGATTATAGTAATCCTGCAGTTTAGTAAAGTATAACGGAATACCTGAAAATAACGGTTCTTCAGTACAGAGAAAATTCCCCAAAACTCGTTTTGTACCTTTCAAAACTTGCGAATTAGCAGCATTTATTTGTACGGCGACATAATCACCCGACTTTAACCACTTAAAGTGATTTCCATCTTTCGATGGGACGGGTTCTGTGCCTGGTATAATAACTTTTAGGTTATTGTCATTACGGCCCTGTAGAAACAGTTCGGATCGTTTGCTGGGCCCCTCGATAAGAACCAAATGTTTTTTACCTAAAATATAGAAACGTCTTTCCTGAATAATTCAGCCATAAGTAGTGTTTTACCGATTTGTGAGTTATTTAATGTAAACGCACTCCTTCTAAACACGCTAATCATTCTATTTAATCTCTCATTTTTGACCGCCTGCGGGACATCGTCTTTAAACCGTCTATGAGCGGtagttttttctcttaaacTATATGGGAATAAATATGCATAACTGTACTTCACTTCATCGATTAAAGACAAGGTGTCTTCAAATTCTAAAAACCAATCTTTCTACATTCATTCAGTTCAAACTTAACTTTAAGTACGCACCTTCATCAGTTTCACCACAGAATCCACAAATAAAATCAGAAGTTAAAGCCACATCAGGTATCCTCTTCCTAATATGagaaattagttccaaataggCTTCTCTTGTGTATCCTCTTCTCATACGTTCCAGAACTGCCGAGTTGCCAGACTGAGCAGGCATATGAAGGGAGTTGCAAATATTTGAGCGAGTTTGAATCATCtgatgaagaaaattttcaataccaCATATGAAAGTAGGTAGTTAACACCTACTTCGATTACTTCATCAGGGAAATCCTTGGGATGTGGAGAAGTAAATCTGATTCTTAATTCAGGattaatttctgaaactcTACGGAGTAAATCAGCAAACCTCAAGCCCCCTTTCTTAGCCTTATAAACGGTTTTAAAACCTTTTGCTATGGATGTAATATTATCAGGCACAGATTTCTCAGAAATATCTCTATAGCTATTAACATTTTGTCCTAAAACCTTTTCTAAATTAGATTAAGAAGTCACTAAAATTGATGAATAAAATCAAACCTAataaagtaatttctttgaCGCCTTGATTGGACAAAATTTCCACTTCTCTTAAAATGGAACTAACTGGCCTAGATCTTTCTCTTCCTCGGGTGAAAGGTACTATACAGTATGTGCACATATTATCACAACCACGCATAATGGAAATAAAGGCACTGATTGAATTCTCATTTAGTCTTACTGGAGTTATATCTGCATAAGTTTCATCAAGGGATAAAAGGACATTAACTGATTTTTGATTGTTTTCTGTCAATGCTAACAGtctaaaaaatacatattcattataaaaatttaagatatttataCTGAATACTGGTATTCAATTAACATCTGTACTATTTTTAAGGTggtaaaattaatatgaagttggagaagattttttttccctATGCAATGGTAATGAATATAAGTTTAACACTTATAGGATATgtagataataataaaatgaacaaatgTTCAATAATAAACGTAGGCATTTCAATCCATCATTTTGTTAAGATACGCAGAAGCAGGTTAAAAGTAAGTCaattattgtattatttattaattctaaaCATAACAATCTAAAACTTCAAATGGTGTTGATGAACTTTCCAGTTTTTAGTTCATTGTACATAAAATTGAGCTTATAGTGTTCTTGGTATattgtatttaattgttactttttgttttcatttttttttttatatttctggcACTTGGacaaattatttcagtttcaAGATGAGTCCATAATGACCATTAAAATGCATAACTTTTGTTAATTCAACCAACCCTATAGACTTTTACCACTTTAGGTATCCCTAAAATGTGCGTTGTAAGAGTGACCATGTTGTGCATTTTTACATACCTTGGTAAATCCCTATAAGCATCTGGTCCAACTACAATATCAACAGTCTGTTCAGCTTCTAGAACTTTCTCCTTCAATCTCTCAGCCATGCAACCTAaaattccaactttgagactggGTTTCTTCTTTGgccttttatttttcaagccTCTAATATAGTTCAACTTGTTCcatattttttcctcggcACTGTCGCGAATTGCACAAGTAACTTgaggaataaaattaacaattttataaatgatatttttatatttgaaaaaagacCAACCAATTAACACAACATCTGCATCTAACAGACTTGTcgttttcttataatttttctctttcaaaaTTGCCCACACCACTTCTGTATCATTCACATTCATCTGACAGCCATATACATCAAAATAGACTTTCCGTCCTTGCCCATCTAATGTAGGCTGTATTAAATATGGCACAACCTAAAAtgaacacatttttattatttcagccTATTTGTATTACTACAGTTCTGCAGCACAAACCTCTTCTTCAGGCAATTCGTCTTGTTGGGTCAAATGCTTGTCATTGAAAAAGTCTTGTAAATTAGGGCCATTTagcaatttgtttttaaatgtcGATTGTAGGTCTTCAGGCTTCTTATCCGAAATTTCTCCTGAAAAACTGTTGCTGACTTTGGAAGTGGAAAAGATATTTCTAGCTATTTGAAGCTTTGGACAAATATAGGGAGAACAAGAGGGT
This portion of the Euwallacea fornicatus isolate EFF26 chromosome 4, ASM4011564v1, whole genome shotgun sequence genome encodes:
- the LOC136338862 gene encoding sentrin-specific protease 8-like, whose product is MNSNVTVLSYNESLLRKSDVDLLKGPHWLNDTVISFYFEYLETELFKGDNSFLFVSPEVTQCIKISPQQELEIFLSPLIEEKNPKFIFFALNDNKQTEYSGGSHWSLLAYSDPEKIMFHFDSSRGSNECQAMDFVEKILQYFDLPIEGRFEEVSTLQQNNGYDCGIHVLCNTEQLASYASHYRRLKGCPKVTLEQVQRKRLEILSIIERLRARNG
- the LOC136338839 gene encoding CDK5RAP1-like protein: MNLNHRIPLTIYSTFKSKVKPSCSPYICPKLQIARNIFSTSKVSNSFSGEISDKKPEDLQSTFKNKLLNGPNLQDFFNDKHLTQQDELPEEEVVPYLIQPTLDGQGRKVYFDVYGCQMNVNDTEVVWAILKEKNYKKTTSLLDADVVLIVTCAIRDSAEEKIWNKLNYIRGLKNKRPKKKPSLKVGILGCMAERLKEKVLEAEQTVDIVVGPDAYRDLPRLLALTENNQKSVNVLLSLDETYADITPVRLNENSISAFISIMRGCDNMCTYCIVPFTRGRERSRPVSSILREVEILSNQGVKEITLLGQNVNSYRDISEKSVPDNITSIAKGFKTVYKAKKGGLRFADLLRRVSEINPELRIRFTSPHPKDFPDEVIEMIQTRSNICNSLHMPAQSGNSAVLERMRRGYTREAYLELISHIRKRIPDVALTSDFICGFCGETDEEFEDTLSLIDEVKYSYAYLFPYSLREKTTAHRRFKDDVPQAVKNERLNRMISVFRRSAFTLNNSQIGKKHLVLIEGPSKRSELFLQGRNDNNLKVIIPGTEPVPSKDGNHFKWLKSGDYVAVQINAANSQVLKGIPLYFTKLQDYYNQETDNTQYDTVSFVVG